GGCGAAGATTTCATGCGCTGGGCCGACAAGCTCGATCCACCCAAGGACGGCGATGGTGGCGGCGAAGGCGAAGGCGGAAAAAGTGATGACCCCAATGAGGAAATGCTTGAGCGGATGAAAGAGCTTCTGCGCTTGCGTCAGGCCGAAATGGATTTGCGCGAACAAACCGGTGAGCTTGAAGGTGATCGCGAAAAACGTGCGGCAAAACAGTTTGAAGAAGGGGCCCGAAACCTTGCCTTCCGTCAGTTTGAACTTCTGCGTGATTTGCAACTCGAAATGGATGCCCGCACAAATCTAGGTAAAGGCGAGTTTTTGGACATAGCCCGCGAAGATATGGGCAGGGCCGGCGATCAATTGGATAAACCTGAAACGGGTAAAAAAGCTACGGATGCCGAAACCGATGCGATTAACAAACTTGAGCAGGAAATTGCAGGGCTTATGAAGAAAAGCCAAAGCAGTGCCGCCCAAGGCGAAATGACGCCCGAGCAAATGGAAATGATGATGATGATGATGCAAATGATGGGCATGCAACCCGGCCAAAAACCCGGCCCCGGCCAGGGTGATTCTCCCGGCATGAGCACTGCGGGTGGCAATACCAACAAGCTCAATCAAAACACACCTGGAAATGTTAATGGCGGGAATGGCCCCGATCGCACTGTTCGTAAAGTAGCCGGTCGAGCGGATGCGATGCCCAAGGAATTCCAAGGTGTACTACAGGGATATTCAAAGGGCGTTGAAAGACTCAACAAATAAATATGATTAAACGAATTCTGATTTTAGTCTCCGCATTGTCTTTATTAACACCCGGCGCGCGAGCTCAAAAATTATTTGAGGGCCCCACGCGATTCATTCCTGTGGAAGTGGATCGGATGTATGTCAACGGACTGAAGTTTCTTGTCAGTGTTCAGCAAGATGACGGGTCATTTCGCGCTACGGGGACGAGTGATCATTATGGCTCACAACCCGGTGTGGTCGGGCTTGCAGTGGTGGCGATGCTTGCGCATGGTGATGATCCCAACCGAGGACCGTACGCGCTAGCCATCAAGCGGGGCATCAATTTGATTCTGAAAAATCAAAACCCTCAAACCGGCTATATCGGCAGCTCGATGTACAACCACGGATTCGGCGCCTTGGCCTTGGCCGAGGCTTACGGTCAGGTTCGTGATCCGCGGCTTGGGCCCGCGTTGCAAAAATCAACGGATTTAATCCTGAATGCTCAAAAACGCTCCCGTGCCGGTGCTTGGCGATATTCACCCGAGAGCACTGATGGAGACACCACAGTGAGCGGAGCGAATCTTGTGGCTCTTTTTGCTGCCCGTAATGCTGGGTTAGGCGTGCCGCAGGAATCCATTGATAAGGCGCTGCAGTTTTATGTGAATTGCCGCAGCAGCGATGGGGGCTTTGGTTATACCAGCGCCGGTGGCTCCAATAATCCACGCACTGCGATTGGTGCCCTGATGTTCGCGCTTGCGAAGAAAAAAGAAGGGGATGTGTTCAAGGGTGCGATGAATTATTTGATTACCAACCAAGTTAACGCGGGTTACGATCACTATTACCACTATTTCCTATACTACGCAGCCCAAACTTATTTTCACGCGTCACCAAAACTTTGGGATGAGTGGAACACGAAAAACATCGCACAACTCAAAAGCCAACAGGCAAAAAACGGCTCGTGGGCTGGAAGCAATTTTGGTCCTACATTTGCCACGACTGCCTCGCTCCTGAGCCTTGCGCTCAACTACCGGTACCTCCCAATTTATGAACGTTAAATTCTGTCAATACACGCTGGCATTGATGCTGGGGGCTTTGTCCTCCACGGCGGCGCAGCCCAAGGCTCCGGTTGAGGACGAAAAACCGACCCGTGATCTCACTCCGGCGCGTTCGAGTGTTCCGTCGGTGCAAAAACTTGCGGTGCGAATGGAGCGGGTTGAAAAATTAAATCTGCTGAATGGAGATACATTCAGCGGGAAGTTTTTGGGCATGGAAAATGGAACGGTTCGCTGGCAGCATCCCTCGGCAAGCTTGGTGATTCCTTTCAAAGCGACAGATGTTGCCGGTTTAACTATTACCCAAAAGAAACAACCGCAAGGGATGGCGCAGCATAATAGTGCGGTTAATCTGGTCAACGGCGATCGATTGCTGGGCGATTTGGTCGAGCTCACTCCTGAGGTTTTGGTGTTGGATACATGGTACGCCGGCAAATTGAAATTGCCGCGCTCATCCGTCCTGGAGTTGAATCCGGTGTTACTGGGTTCACGGGTTGTATTCGAAAGTCGCGAAGGCGACGACTCCGGTTGGTTACACGGCAATTACAACCAGGGAATTCCACCAAAAGCCAAGGGACCCGTGGGTGCGGGACCACAGAAAGCACAACAGGTGGCAGAAAAAATACTTGCTCGAAAAATTGTCCCGCAAATTGTTGTGAATGGCAGAGCTCAGCCTCAACAGAAAAACCTTTTTTGGAAATTTGACGGTTCAGGTTTTACCAGTAGCGCCAGCGGCGCGGTGGTCGCCAGAGCTGACATCGCTTATCCGGATAAATTCGAACTCGCATTTGACCTCCAATGGGCAGGGGGTACTAGTTGTTATTTCAACACGGCCATTCTAGCCTCCAACATCAAAGAAAATTATTCAGGTGATCATTATCGGCTGCAGGTAAGTTCAGGTTATTTTTATTTTTATCGACGCACCAAAAATGGGAATCAGGTGCAAATGGGGCGCGCGGAATTACGCCAACAATTGAGCGGCAAATCTCGGGTGCGCGTGGCACTGCTTGTCGATCGATTGACGCGCGAAATCACTCTGATGATTGACGGTAAAGTGATTAACACCTATCGCGATGGCAACAACGACCCCGTGCCGGCTTCCGGTGGATTATCATTTCAATCTAACAACACGTATCCATTGCGAATTAGCAAAATCAGAGTGGCTGAATGGAACGGGAAGTTGCCCGGGAATGAAGCCAAATCGGATGGTGTGGAGGATTTTATTTTCTTTAAAAACAAAGATCACATTAAAGGGAAAGTGAAATTCATCAAAGACGGTAAAATAATGGTTAACAGCACCTCTTTCGGTGAAGTGCCTGTCCCTTTAACAAAAGTAGCCCGTATGCAGTTGGCCAACCCCAAAAAAGAGGGAGAGCCCAAAGCCGGTGAAACAAAAGCTTCCTTAATTCAGGGCGGACAGGTTTCCGGGCAGTTTGAAAAATGGACGGATGATAAAGTGCGCCTGATGCATCCTTATTTGGGCGCAGTAGAATTTCATCCTGCTATATTTGAGTCGCTGGAAATGAATCGTGATCAACCGCGACCACAAAAACATCAGGGTTTCTTTTCAAAATGAAAATGCGAATGCTTATCATCACGGCGACGATGGTTCTGCTTGCAGAATCGATTTTTGCCGAAATTGTCATCAAACCTGTCCGCAGCGGATCCAGCAACACTAACCGTCCCGGCATTGTGGTGCCCGGTCCTGCGGATTCTGGTTTTCGGGGGACACGACAGAAACCGCAAGTACTCCAACTGCTCAATGGCGATCACTTGCAAGGAACGTTTGTGGATTTTCATTTGGATACCGGTGCGACTTGGCGTCATCCGGCTTCTAAAGACGACTTTAAATTTGACGCCGACAGCATTTCAAGCATCCACCTGAATCCGCGTGGTGCGCTAAATTTGCCGAAAGGGCAAAATTGCGCCGTAAAATTTCGTACTGGAGATGAGGTGATGGGCCAACTAGTGGAGATCAATAATACCCATATCATTCTCAGCGCGTGGTATAGTAGCAACAGCATTCGAATCCCGCGGGCAAAAATCCTATCCATTCATCCCGGGTCAGGGCGTGGAGGTGCTATTTTCACTGGCCCGACCGGACTC
The sequence above is drawn from the Limisphaerales bacterium genome and encodes:
- a CDS encoding terpene cyclase/mutase family protein, translated to MIKRILILVSALSLLTPGARAQKLFEGPTRFIPVEVDRMYVNGLKFLVSVQQDDGSFRATGTSDHYGSQPGVVGLAVVAMLAHGDDPNRGPYALAIKRGINLILKNQNPQTGYIGSSMYNHGFGALALAEAYGQVRDPRLGPALQKSTDLILNAQKRSRAGAWRYSPESTDGDTTVSGANLVALFAARNAGLGVPQESIDKALQFYVNCRSSDGGFGYTSAGGSNNPRTAIGALMFALAKKKEGDVFKGAMNYLITNQVNAGYDHYYHYFLYYAAQTYFHASPKLWDEWNTKNIAQLKSQQAKNGSWAGSNFGPTFATTASLLSLALNYRYLPIYER